The Euwallacea similis isolate ESF13 chromosome 12, ESF131.1, whole genome shotgun sequence region CGGGGGTAGAGCTCGACATTACGGACGAGATGTTCTTGCGAAACCTCGAAAGGTTACAACTGAAAATACGGTTCTGCAAACGTATCATCTCCAGGCAGAGAGGAGCACCGACACTTATGATGCGGTTAATCACGGGCGACCTTAAGACGTACGAGCAACTGATTACGGATAGGATGGTTCACTTCCTCGGCCGTATCTACAGGATCGTGGAAAGCAAGCCCCCTGCGCCAATCCCCTCACCATGCGGCAAGTGCAGTTCGTTTGAGCACCGCACTGAGGACTGCAAGAGGCCCATAAGCTGCAGCAAGTGCCAGGGTAATCATCCAACAACGGCATGCACATCACCGCTTCCCATCAGGTGTGCCACGTGCAACGCTGCGGACCACGCGGCTTGGAGCATGAAGTGCCCGCGAAGACGGACAGCTCCTATTGAGGGTATCCCAAACGTTAGGATCAAGTGTCTCAACAGGAAGTCCGCCGAGGTCTCAAAGACTATAACGAATGAAAGCAGAGTTCACTCTCCTATTACCACACACGACTATATCATCAACAAATACAAACATCAACTgaacaaaacaaacaacaataatcGAGAGGAACTTCtgaaaaaacttaacaaaCAATGCATAGAGGACTTCAACATTGAGACCTCGGTGGTATTCTTCGGGTCCCACATGTACATACTCATGTTTGACCTTCTCCTGCCCAACCGAATTTCCCCAACAGAACCCCGCGATCAACTTAAACAAACAATCACAAATACGGAACATTCAATCTAAAGCTAATATACGCCAACATTAATGGACTGTACCACAAAAAACACACTATATACAACTACATTGAACGGAACAAGACGGACTGTTGCATGTTCGTCGAAACCAAGACTAAACTTGGACAAACGCCAACTTACGGAGACTGGCAGTACATTTGCAGACACGGTAACGCTAATTACAATGCTAGGGGCGGAGCAGCTGTACTACTCAAGCCCAACATAAAATTGGGGAAGGCAAACCCTCCTGCTTTGAACAATCTCTTAAATTATTGCCTTCACTTTACAATTCCCTACCTGAACGACCTTATCCATATATTCCTAGTATACATACATCCTCATTCCAGCATTGAACAAAACGTACTGACCAAAGCGTGCCTGTACAAGTACGCAATTATTATCGGTGATTTTAACCCTAACCGTAGCAAGACTGCACAGCTAAacaaatttctggaaaattcaGACTTTATTAAACAACAGACGCCACCTACATTTTTGATGCCTGG contains the following coding sequences:
- the LOC136412671 gene encoding uncharacterized protein translates to MVLAAPSMTRVQLALEWEKVNNKNKDIIIKQDTSFLVKTNDERKAHEGLQTLVLQKAITSFKLLNTPTAISKLTSTTRHITPSYSVVATGVELDITDEMFLRNLERLQLKIRFCKRIISRQRGAPTLMMRLITGDLKTYEQLITDRMVHFLGRIYRIVESKPPAPIPSPCGKCSSFEHRTEDCKRPISCSKCQGNHPTTACTSPLPIRCATCNAADHAAWSMKCPRRRTAPIEGIPNVRIKCLNRKSAEVSKTITNESRVHSPITTHDYIINKYKHQLNKTNNNNREELLKKLNKQCIEDFNIETSVVFFGSHMYILMFDLLLPNRISPTEPRDQLKQTITNTEHSI